AGCGCCGTCTTCATCGGCCTTGAAGGTTTTGATCATATCAAAAATTTTCATTCAACTATCCTTTACTAGTAAATAACGCCAAGCCCAGAGGTCTTAGTGAGACATGATGCTCATTGCCGACAGGCTGGACGAGATTTTGTCAGCCAGCGAAGTGGTACCACCGGATACCGACGTCAGCACGGCAATACCAAGGCCAACGATAGCCGCGGTCAGTACAACCCAGTCTACAGTTACAGCGCCGTCTTCGTCGGCTTTGAAAGTCTTGATCATCTCGAACAGTTTCATAATTTCTTCCTCAGGTTGGGCGTTCAGATTTTGTAAACGTTTGCAGGCTCATTCCTACATTCCGCTCAACATGGCAACAATAAGCCTTTGGAATGGGGCGAGAATTGGGCAGGTTTCGTACGATTTCTCGCTTGGTGTGGATTTTTTTTGGCACGTTTTGTAATATATTGTTAATACTTGTTAAATTAGAAAGTTCCCTAAGGGAAACTCCGAATGATTTTGGTGACTTATCAGGCCGAACTCTATGAAATTGAGGAAAAACTAGCGCTTTTTACCTCAATCTGCGAGAAGTGAATCAGTTAACGAGATAGAGCAGAGAACCGCAAAATGCGGCTATTAACGTATATCGGAACGGTTTGGGCGCTTGGATTGGCGGGTGTTGCCTTTGGGCAGGATACCCCACCGCCATACCCGGACTTTACATTCAAACGCGTCACTGTCCCGCAAGCGGGTACGAATAGCCGTTTGACGGTTCAGATAGATCCTGAAGAACAGGCGGCGGCCCTTGCGGTTCCAGAAAAACCGGTTTCCGAAGCCGTGCCTGATCCTGAATTTGCGTTGCCAGCACCAAGCCCTTGGGATTGGTTTTGGCAAGAAGTGTCACCGAAACTATCAGACACGGGGCCCGCGAATATCCAAAATGCCATCAGTGCAATTGCGGAACGCGACGGACTACCTCAGCCAAGATTGCAGCATCTGCAAGACATCGCACGTGTTCATGGCGCAGATATTCTACGCTTTACTGTCGGCACGTCGGTCTCTCCTGCGCTCGTAGTCGCTCTGATCTCGGTTGAAAGTGCAGGGAACAAGCAGGCCATCAGCGAGGCAGGGGCAGAGGGATTGATGCAGCTGATTCCGGCGACAGCGGAACGGTTCGGCGTCACGGACAGTTCCGATCCATCGCAAAACATCGAAGGTGGCGTGGCGTATCTGGAATGGCTGATCAAGCATTTTAGGGGCGATCCGATATTCGCCCTTGCAGGCTATAACGCCGGCGAGAACGCTGTTGGCGATCATGGCGGGATCCCGCCTTACCCCGAGACCCGCGCCTATGTGCCCAAAGTCTTGGCCGCATGGAATGTCGCGCGGGGGTTGTGTATTACGCCGCCAGAACTATTGACAGATGGTTGCGTGTTTACCGTTATGGGAGCCCCCTCAAATGGGTGACGAACTTCAAAAGAAGCCATTGGTTCTGGACGTAGATGGTACGTTCTTGCGCACCGATATCCTGTTCGAATGCTTTTGGTCCGCTTTGGGAAAAGACCCAATCCGCGCTATAAAAGCAAGCTTCTTGAACTTGAAAAAGCCCGCGCGTCTGAAGGCTGAGCTGGCCCAAATCGCGACCCTGCGCACAGATCTTCTTCCGGTCGAGCCCGAGGTTTCTGAGTTGGTTGCCCAAGCCAAGGCTGACGGGCGCGAAGTCATCCTGGCCTCGGCCTCGCACCAGCCATTGGTCGAACAACTGGCGCGCGACCATGATCTATCGCCGCGTGTGTTCGCATCAGACGGGCAGACCAATCTGAAAGGTGAACGTAAGGCTTCTGCACTTGTAGCCGCGTTTGGCGAGCAGGGATTTGACTATGCTGGAAACGCGCCGGTCGATAGGGCGATTTGGTCAATGGCGGATCACGCTATCGTCGTAGGCGATGATGCATCAGCCCGCCAGATCGAGGGCCGCGGACAGGTTATTACCCGCGTAGAAGGCGGCTGGCAGATGGCCGATGTGATGCGGAGCTTCCGTCCACATCAATGGGTCAAAAACGTGCTGCTGCTTTTGCCCATGATCGCAGCCCATGCGTTTGACGTGCCAACAGTACTCGCCGCATTCCTTGGAATTGTTGCCTTTTCGGCGGCGGCCTCGTCGATCTATCTGGTGAACGACCTGCTGGATCTGGAAGCGGATCGCCTGCACGCCACCAAGAAAAACCGTCCCTTCGCGTCGGGTGCGGTGCCAATCCAGATTGGCATGCTGTGTTTCGTGCTTCTGTCCATCATTGCCTTGGGCGTAGCCGCCGTGCTGTCTTGGGCATTTCTTGGGGTGGTGGCGTTCTATATGGCGCTGTCGTTGGCCTATTCGCTCAAGCTTAAGCGGATGCGCTGGATCGATATTGCCGTGTTGGCTTCACTTTATACCCTGCGTGTCGTCGCGGGCGCGGCGGCGACTGGGATCTATGTCTCGGGATACCTTCTGGTCTTCATTTTCCCGGTCTTTCTTGCGCTCGGTTGCGTGAAACGGCTGACTGAGCTGACATTGGCCACCTCGGACGAACGCCTGCCCGGACGAGGGTACGGCCGTCCGGACCGTCCCGACTTACTGAACGTCGCCGCGCTTGGCGTTGTCGCGGCGCTGGTGGCCTTCTTCCTGTATTCCTTCACCGAGCAAGCCATCGGTCTTTACAAAACGCGTTGGCTAATTTGGGTGGCTGAAATCCCGCTGGCTTGGTGGCTTATTCGCATGGTGTCGTTGGGCTGGCATGGCAAGCAAGATTACGACCCGATTGTTTT
The Aliiroseovarius pelagivivens DNA segment above includes these coding regions:
- a CDS encoding lytic transglycosylase domain-containing protein produces the protein MQHLQDIARVHGADILRFTVGTSVSPALVVALISVESAGNKQAISEAGAEGLMQLIPATAERFGVTDSSDPSQNIEGGVAYLEWLIKHFRGDPIFALAGYNAGENAVGDHGGIPPYPETRAYVPKVLAAWNVARGLCITPPELLTDGCVFTVMGAPSNG
- a CDS encoding Flp family type IVb pilin, with the protein product MKLFEMIKTFKADEDGAVTVDWVVLTAAIVGLGIAVLTSVSGGTTSLADKISSSLSAMSIMSH
- a CDS encoding UbiA family prenyltransferase, translated to MGDELQKKPLVLDVDGTFLRTDILFECFWSALGKDPIRAIKASFLNLKKPARLKAELAQIATLRTDLLPVEPEVSELVAQAKADGREVILASASHQPLVEQLARDHDLSPRVFASDGQTNLKGERKASALVAAFGEQGFDYAGNAPVDRAIWSMADHAIVVGDDASARQIEGRGQVITRVEGGWQMADVMRSFRPHQWVKNVLLLLPMIAAHAFDVPTVLAAFLGIVAFSAAASSIYLVNDLLDLEADRLHATKKNRPFASGAVPIQIGMLCFVLLSIIALGVAAVLSWAFLGVVAFYMALSLAYSLKLKRMRWIDIAVLASLYTLRVVAGAAATGIYVSGYLLVFIFPVFLALGCVKRLTELTLATSDERLPGRGYGRPDRPDLLNVAALGVVAALVAFFLYSFTEQAIGLYKTRWLIWVAEIPLAWWLIRMVSLGWHGKQDYDPIVFAMKDKRGIGLILMTLSIMFYAAGLWQQWFGAIG